The Acipenser ruthenus chromosome 30, fAciRut3.2 maternal haplotype, whole genome shotgun sequence genome includes the window TAGCATGCTGCAGTTCAAGTTTGTTCAGGTCTTGGTAATGGAAGTAAAGGAAGGGTTGTGCTATACAGAAAGTTGTCCGCAGCTCCACAACATGTTCTGTAATGTATTTTGCCTTACAGAGCACAGGTTTCTAATTCAAAGCAGCAAGTTGCTACTAAAGTGAAGGACTTCGTTCTTTTTGAGGTACTTGGTTACAGTAgtccaggcagtggaaacacttGCCCTTGTCCTCAACATTGAcagctttttgattttttttttttttaatagttatgtattataacaattattattattactcaaaGGCTGACTGGTGTATTTTTGTACAGAAGGTTTTAATTTATAGTAAAATCTTATTTGTCCAGTGTAATTGACCATGCTGTAGTACTATGTAAAGAATATgtgaaaagtttatttttctggCTTATGATAACTGCTGTTGTAATTTATTGGTTATCACAGTTTATTTATAGTGGCTTTAATCCCAGCAGttttaaaagggtttttttttttttttttaatttctcactGCCAGACAGAATAGACTAAGATGTTCTATGCATTCATTTGAAGCAGATGTTCAGTATCTATTTTTCATGTCCAAAAAAACCCAGTAATAATTGTATTTGTAGAAGCTGCCAATTATATAAATGCAAAATACCAAGTACATTtgaagcataaactttaactctTCATATCTTTATATTGATGACAACAATTTGTTCGTTCCAGGCTTTTCATGTGGGCACCATTCCCTAAGAGTAATTAAAAGGGTATTAATGTCACTGGTTATGTTCATTTGAGTGTGGGGCTTTAATACTTAATTTTACTGCCATCTCTTTTTGCCTTTATAAAGGGTAGAATTGttgattttgtttgtgtgttttgtttttcttgaaaGCACttgaattaacttttttttttttttttttgttgaagtaAAAATGTTTGAGCAGCACTGTAGTTGCCTGCCATTAAGTAGTTTTCAGTGTAAAGGGAAACTTGTGAAGACCGCTTGTTCACTGTGtgcataataatataaaaaggaGACTTAAAACCGAACCTAAAACTGACACCACCTTCACCCCTTTTACCTTTAAAACTCTTTGTGATGTCTTCCAGTGGTGAGTCCCTCAGTGTGTACCTAACACACCCCATTGTTAATAGTCACAGGATGCGTTCCTACAAGGGGACTTTGAAGGCTGGTCATTCATTGTTTCTTGTTTCTGTAAAGAGAACCTTGTTAAACGTTAGAAGGTTTAAGTTTTGTGGGTACGAGGGATATGGCAATGCTAGAATCGAGCTTTACTGTCAGCTACCCTGTCACGGCTGTGAAACTGGTGGGTTTGTTATGGTTGTATTTGAACCCATGATTCCCCCCTGCACTGCAGTCTGACACCATTGTTTTCCAAGAACCTTCAATGCCATTTGTTAGAGAAATTGTTtacatgcaattttttttttttctcgcaagTGTTGGACAGAATCTTCACGTTAAATAAAGAAGGTCGCTGTTCAAGATTGAAGTCTTCTTTTCCACTTTGTTATTAGAGGTATTGTAAGGTTTAGTAAGATCAGAAAAAGCAAACCATAGAGAGGTTTCTGAAGAGGGTCTGCTTCAGGCTTTACAGTATGCATGTGCAGGTGGTGCTTTAGTTTTAGCCACCAGATGGTAGCAAAGTTCCAAACAACACTGCAGGAGTAACCATTCAAATCTGAACAGGCAAATGGAAGGCATACCCAATATTTCTCAATTTCTcaatatctcagaatgatgaAAAGACGACTTCAAGAATTGATGatcggtgctttcctttcacagcaGTACTACACGTTAATCATATCGTCTTAGCCCCAAGTAAACAGTTTTTTATGCAGCATCTTTCTTTCAAACGGTAGCAGAAAATTAACAGCTATATCAtactttttcttcagctaactaaaataaaattccACTCAGtgaattacatttctcttcagctaacctaaGTTACCCTTGTTAGTTTGTAGTAGTATGTGAAGTGGTTTTTTTCTCACTGCCAGACATAATAAACTAAGACTGTTCTATGCATTCATTTGAAGCAGATGTGTATTATCTGTTATTgatgtcgaaaaaaaaaaaaaagtcataattcTATTTGTTGTAGCTGCCAATTGTAAAAATGCAAAACACCAAAGCAGATTGCACGTGCAGTACAGGTCTGTAAATTTAAAGCATGAACTTCTTTACATTGAAAATGATTTGTTCGTTCCAGGCATTTCATGTGGGCACCATTCCCTAAGAGTGTAATTAAAAGGGTGTTGATGGCACTGGTCATGTTGATGTGAGTGTGGGGCTTTAAGTTATAAAGGgtagaattgattttttttgtgtgtgtgtgttttatttctcttGAAAGCACTTCATtttgacatttcatttttttttttgttaatgtattaGCAGTACTGTAGTTTCTTGCTGTTAAGTAATTTTCAGAGCAAATTGAAACTTGTGAAAAGGCCAAGACCACTATTAAACTTGAAAGCTTGCTATAGACCAAAAACCgatctgttaaatacagtattccaGGTTGTAGTGCAGCTGGTAATTTACAGTAATATAGATGGTCGATgtatatttaatctttttttttagacatggcatttggctgaaggaaacgcaaatggcagtccagctcaaaagaaaatgtcagatcACATCACTAAGtgattacttgtaattgtctttcaatgcaatttcatatcactagcaaacaggtgagattaatcgatcaatagaaaatgtcaagattaaaacccccagtatattattaaaatgagcAGATTCCAGGGATTTGAGCAATCTGGTGTAAAATTCGCTCTGAATTGATCGCACTTATCACAGCATGAAGTCTCACCTACAATCTGTAAGCTTGCTGTTGGAATTTGTTGCCTAAATCCGACTCTCTGCCTCCTGAGAATTccaatattatatttaatttaggTGTGGTATGAAATCCAGGACTTGCTGCACAGCTAGTGTGAGTTTCACACCCTGTACAGGCCTGGCAACAGGTGGGGTTTGAGGTATCAACACGTACTGGCTTATATGGATCCACTGCAGAGTGACAAATTGTGGTActggcaccaaaaaaaaaaaaaaaaaaagccatgggAAACGagagaaatacaaaatataaacacaaaaacGACAGCAAAGTGAAAATGTGTGATTGGGCATTCAACACAAGCATGATATAGAGTGGGTCTGCAAAGAGCAGGTCTTTGGATACATTTGCCTCATGGTGGTGAATAGCCTCACCTAAGCAAATGTTGGGACCTTTGCATTAAAGGTTACAGTGTGACCTGATTCCTAGAGATGAAATGGTTTCCAAATGTTCTTGTCAGTAAGGCATGTGGTTTATAGTCTGGGTAAGCTGTTTATTGTGGGTTCCACACAAATGcatgtgttttttggggggatttGAATTCTGGCTCTGTGGGTGCGAGGTAAACTGCAGGTTAAACTTTGCGTGTCAGTGAATGAACAGGCAGTCCTGTGGTTAGATATGTTAGGACCCAAATATAAATAACTTTATTGGAGGATAAACATTATGAgggaaaatataaatgtaatatgtaataaGCATTTTGAGTCATTTTTATTTGGCTTTGATTAAGAGCTTGATTTCTCCAGAGAATAATGACAGATTATTCCCAAACCCTCCTTGCAATATTTGCACAGATATGCAGAGCCTGCTGTGCCTAATTGTCATCTGTCTGAATTTGCAGTAGGGTGGCGATGCCAGCTTATTTTTGCATTCCGAGATGCTTTATTTCTTTATCTGTAAGAATGCCTTTCATTTGCCTTCCTGCTCCCCCTCTTCCTGTGTTACAAATCCCCCAGCCCCAGCTACTGTAGTACTAAGCTATTCTCCTGTGTCTTAGTGCTGTTTCATACAATCCCTGGCTTCTGTAATATGGGATCAGCTCTTTATTACTGGCTGTCAGCTCTGGTTATGTCACCTGATGGTCCCCCATTAGCGCACTGACCTGGAATGGAAAGGGATTAACAAACGATTAGAGAATGGAAGCGGTTTCATTCCTGGAAACGTGTCTGTTGGAGATCCTGCATATCCTCACCAGGGACTCATATCTCTGCCTCTTCGAACAATTGACCCATGTTTGGAGGCAGAGGGACATGGCAATATAAAAATGACCAACCAGAGTATTAAAGCAACGCATGCAAATACTGCTCACTGCTTCTTCCTTGCACTCaccttttttggttttgtttgaaataaaacagttTGAGCGGGTATGTTACAGTTCTttagttaaaatacaaaaataaatgcactttCCCTACACACCTGAATGGGTGTTggctataaaaaaatatatgcgCTAAATGCTAAAATGgcaatgtttgttgtttttatatggGAATAAAGGATTTGTTGGTTCTTACAGTAATTCCCGCATCATGGTGTCAATAAGGCCTGGCTCTTGACCCttaaatacagataaaaaaaaaataagatgagCTGTAAAGCTAATGTACAAAAGAAAGTGTAGTTCGAGGGAGCGCTATTATATTTTCAAAGGGCAAAGGAGCTTTATATGAAAAAAAGGGGTCATTCCAGGCATGATTGTGAAGTTTGATCAAATATTTCATCTGGAGCGATGCTTTTGATCGATTGGACTGTTGTATTGTTCTGCAGTAAGAAGCAGTTTCCTTTGTACTGAAGGTGGTGCGCTGTGTGAAATACTGTAGCAAACCTCACAGTTCTGCCCAAACAGCCTTTTCACGAAAAGCACTTTTGGCAGTCATGTGATGGTCACACAAGTGGCAGTACCTCGGACTTAAGCATTACAGTCATGGGAATATTCAGAGTGCAGAAGTACACTGGTCCCTTATACCCATAACGTCATTAATCTGTACAATACTTGCTGACTTGCATAGAGAAATGTTCTGAGGTTAAGGGGGTTTCTGCATTAGCCTTATCCCAGGtctgatttaaatatttaaacctcACTTGGAGCCTTTCCCAGCTGAACTGTCGACAGCACAGCGAAGCAGCTTGACACTTGTGTAAAATTTTCAGAAATAATTGCAAGGAGACGGCTGAAAGCCCTGCTACACTCTCTGTATGCCCAAGTACTCTACCTTGCAAATGAGTTTGTATAGGGAGGGCTGAGCGGGTAAGGAGAATCCAGAGCTGGAACTGCAGCAACGACCTCTACAATAAAGAGGCCTGGCCGTGCGTCAGTAGTGGAAGCCGTGAGGCCTGGTGGTTAAGCTGGGGGACTGGGAAGTAATCAGTTTGTCCTCATTTGTTAAAGGTGAGGATCTAGGGAGAGGCCATGTGGCTTAGCGGTTTGAAATGGGACACTAAGGTGGTGCAGTGTGCCCTAGTAGGTAGAGCTGAGGGGCTGTTTATTTCTCATATCCTCCTGACTCTGCCCAGTTCCAGTCCATTAGACAGTGTCAGATCCCATTTCTCTCCGCTTTCCATTTCATATTCTATTACTGCACATGCACACCCGGTCTGGTCTCCTATGAGAAAAGCAATAACCAGGCTAAATAGATTTCACAATCAATTTTTCTATCATTATCCTATACAAGCTTTCCGGGTCTAAAAACAGGAGGAAGAAAAAGGGAgccttgtgttattattttttttttcccatgtaTTTTGGAATATAGATTTTTATAGGTCAAATTTGACTGTTCAGACAACTTTATCAGCATTACGAGATTCTAGTCTTTAGCAGGTTGCAGCGTGGAAGgaagtgggtttgagtagctctgGATAAAGCACTGGGCTGTATATGCGGATTGTGAGTTTGATTGCTTTGTTTGTGAGAAGCAATCTCAGAGTATATCTAGAGAAGGCTCAGGGGAAAAGAATTTCTTTCAGCTCTCTTGGTGCTCATTAATCACTCTTTGATAGCTCCCAATTTCTCCATTTAGATAAACTATTTCTAGTGGTAATTGCCATTTAGTTGTGCAGAACCATGAATAAGCTCAACCGGGGAAGGGTTAAGGTCACCATCTgctcctgaaacacagacagCTGCTCCTCTGCTCATTTCCTTTTCCACTGGCCGTTTTTTTCAGGGGGAAGACACGTGCATGTGCGATGTCTCACTCTGGGGTCTGCAAATCCTTATCTTGCATCCAAAACTGATTTtgagttaaatttcagtttccaTCAGGCGCAAAAAGACAAGGTGCAGTAAAACACATAgctagtgttgtgtgatgcagtgccgttacggattctgtcccctgtcggtgagatggaATGAGAGTAAAAGCTCTAAACTCACAAATGCAGAAGAGCCTCTTTTCcactgtggttaagacgctcactTTTGCGCCCAGCCTCTGTTCAGGTACACTAAGGTTTCagagacccagattagcactaaactTGCACTACCTAAGGTTACTttaggtaaggcagtccaagGTTAGTCCTAATCGGTGTCTGTGAAACCTTAGGTATTACTGCACTTTGCATTGTGGGATAGTGGTTATATGTGAGATTCTGGGTTTGATTACCAGTTTAACCACTATAGACTGTAACTGGGAGGCAATGCAGGGGGAGATCCAGGTAGGTAAACCAAGTCCTTAACTACTTACTCTTTTAAGGGGTTAGAGCAGAGGATTATGTAATGCTTCCACCTGCACTGAAACTACTGTAGATGAAAACGCAGATTGCATCTTGTTCCATTTTCAAATTGGGACTGCACCCGGTTCTGTCTGCAGTATCCAAACCAATCTGCAACTAAGCTTTTCACTCTCTTTAGTAGACATGTATAGAGGTTTAGGAAAATAACTCCTGCAGAACAGTCAACTGGTcctggttctggtttctgttcATTTGTGTTTCATTTCTGTGGTCTGACACTTGCCTATTTTTGGGGTAGCAGTCTGGCTATGGAGTTTCATACAAGACATGATCACAAGAAAACTATTATCAACCTGTTTTCATTCCAAAAAGTTTTAATAATTGCTCAAAATAGAATTTAACACACAATCATCATCTACATTCTCATCGAAATAAGAGCAGCACATAGAGTAGGAAATCcagaacattttatttacagtcaCAGGTAGAAAAAAACTGAAGTGAGGAGGGAGAGGGTTTCTGAATCTAGGGGGACACGCTGACCACTTCATTTACAAAATCAAACAAAGCAGAGACATCTTGTTAATGGGAACCTCAACAAGCACCGCTTCAAAGGAAAGTGTGGATCCAGGTTAATCCTCTGTTGATCTCTGGTTTAACCCAGCACTAACTCTTGATTGGCTATTGGATCTCTTTGTATGTTTGTGATTGGTTGTGATACAGCAGTCCTCCCAGCAGTAGCTCTCTGATTGGTTGGAGAAACCTTTTTGGGGTTTCTTTTTGGATCTGGTTCCGCCCTTCCCTCTGTGTTTTTGGCAATGGTAGACTACCTCCACCCCTCAAGAGTGTGATTTACAGAACAAGCACAGTATCTGAAGAGTACAGTGAATTGGGGAAAACAACATGACAATAATATTACCTAGTGTTGATATTTAATCTTATCCCTTATCCCCCTAAATAAACTCCAGATCAGATCACGAGAGACTCTATAATCAGTCAATGTTCTTCAATAGAAAGACATTTAGACCTAATGGGATATACAATACAAGATACCAGTAAGGGGGAAATTTGTTTGGCTATTGTATTCCGTTGTGCAGTATATATTGGGGAATACTCCATTGTTATAGTCATGGTTGGAAGTAGACTAAGTGGAGATGCTTTAGTCTTTTAGCGTGAGCAGTTACACTCAGTGTTTTGAacttttcaaatgtcattttaagtgCCAATGTATAGTAAATGGAGCAGAGATGGGACTTCTGGGAACTCACTGTGTGATAATTGTCTGCATCATTGACTGGGAATTGTCCAGACActgtgggtgcgtgtgtgtgttgaatATCTTCACTCAGCAGTATGCTGTAAGAAATCTGATTATCATTATTCTCTAGTCACTGCCCTGACAGTACCCAATCCAGACAAGGAATAGGATTGAGAGGATCCTCTCAAACTATATCACAGAACTGATGGTACTGATCAAGTTTGGGTATAGTGCTAAGAGAAACCAACTGGTGCAGCACTGACACAGATAACTTGAAACATGTCTCCTTTTAGCCTACATACTTATTTAATTCTATATATTAAAGAAAACGTCTTGAGTAATATATTTCTTCCACCCCAATCCCTTATTTTAAAAACCTTACAAATCATATTGTCTTCCTTTTAAAACACTGTACTGGTAAAGTGttccttttgctgtttctaaTGCAAAGCTACATCCATCTGGTATAGTTTCAATCCGTTCTTTTTTGTTCAGAAGGAGAGGGGGTCGTTGAGACTGTTGTTGGTGTAGCATCACAGCTGCGGTCTGCCCAACTCAGCATGATTGTGGCTGAATGTTCTGAAAATTGTCACTAGTGCTGCTGGCATTGTCAACACTGCTGCAGTCTTTAGCAGAGTTCTGCTTCTGAGACTGCTGGGTGTCCAGATGGCACTCTCCTGCTGTGGGCACTGGGGGGCAGATGCTTGGCTTCTCCAATTGTTCCTGCCCTGGGCACTCCTCTTCTTTCAGACTGGAAGAGGGCCCTCCTTGGCAAGCTTTGACTGCCAGCAGCAGGAGCAAAGCAGAGGTCGCAAGTAGAGCTGCAGGGGTCAGGTCGGGAGATACAGCAGTGGCTGCGGCTTCTTTAGTCCTGAGATGAAGGCAGGAGGTATCGTTTGGACCAAGGTGCAGGCACACCCTGTACTCGGTGTTGGGCTTCAGGTGTGTCAGGTTAAAGCCTCTGGTTCCTGCTAGCAGTCGGGCACTGTGTTGGTCTTCAGCACTTCTGTTAGCCAACCAGGAGAGCCATGCTGAAGGGACGTTTTGCCTGGATAGCCAGGTAACCAGAGCATATTGTGTTGAGACTTCCCGTGCCTGCAGAATTATGCTATTACGTCCTCTCTTGATGCTACTTATCAAAGACTTCCCAACCCCGATAACTTTCACAGCAACGCTGCGGGTGTCGGCCCCAACCAAATTCTGTGCCACACAAGTGTAAAGCCCTGCCTCTTCTAGGGTAACCCCAAAGACCTCCAGAGTACCCTCAGATCCAACCTTGTACCGTCCATAACTTTCAGATGGGGAAAGTTTTTGGCCTGTGGGAGAGACCCAATAGATGCTGGGTTCTGGTTCTGCTAAGGCCCGACAATGTAGAGCCAGATTCTCACCAAGCCTGACCCGTGCATGAGAAGGAAAAGTTCCTGGGGCAATTAAAGGCAAGCAGCTGTTGGCCATCTCTCTAAAAGAGACCTCCTTCACCCTTCTTGCCTTGAGCTCCGGTGGTTCTGAGCAGAACGTGGATTGAGGCTCAATGAAACGGACAGGCCTATCATCTTCAGCACCCACCCAACGGATCAGACAGTCGCAACGGATAGGGTTGGTGTGCAGACTGATCTCTTGGAGACCAGGTAAGGAACGTATGGTCTGTCTGTGTAGAGCACTCAAGGCGTTGCTATTAAGCATCAGGCTCTCCATGCTGGACAGGCGCTGGAAAGCTTGTGGGTGGACATAAGATAGTCGTGGATTGTTTGTGATCTCCAGTTTGGTTAGCTCAGGCAGATTCTCTAGGGCTGACTGCTCTATGGAAACTAACTCCTCCATGTTGTTCAGTCCTAACTCCTTCAGATGAAGCATATCCTTGAAGTCTCCAGGCAGAACCAGCTGGATGGGGTTCTTGTTCAGGTCCAGGAACTTCAAGCCGGATACCTTCTGCAGGGCCTTTTTGGGCACCTTGGTCAGACGGTTATCATAGAATGAAACACTCTCTAGACTGGCTAATCCTTCGAACGCCCACTCCGAGAGCTCTCTCAGGCCCATGCCAGCCAGGACCAGGCTGCGTAAGGACCCCAGTGGCTTGAAATTTAGGTCTTGGATGACTTCCACAGGGTTATCTCCGATCATAAGGACCTCCAGATGAGGTAAGGCATGGAACCAGCGGCGGTCGACCGCACAAAGGCGGTTGGAGTTAAGATGAAGTCGGAGAAGGTTGTCCAAGCCAGTGAAAGCTCCAGGGGAGATGTTCCTCAGCtggttgtgattgagatacagcTCCTGCAAGCCTGGGAAACCTGAGAAGGCAGCCTCTGAGAGGTGCCGGAACTGGTTCTCTTCCAGATGCAGACTGAGGAGTCCGGGCATTCCCGTGATGCGCAGGTGTCGTGCGCTGGTGAAGCTGTTCTGAGAGAGATCCAGTTCGGTCAGGTTTGCTAGCCCCTGGAGCTCTGTTTGATCGAGGGAGCTGAT containing:
- the LOC117394795 gene encoding leucine-rich repeat neuronal protein 2-like, with the translated sequence MKYIAMRFLQVHLLLGVTSALVIQSVPWKVPCPRQCVCQIKPWYSPRSVYKEAPTVDCNDLLLSRLPDSLPAETQTLRLQSNLISSLDQTELQGLANLTELDLSQNSFTSARHLRITGMPGLLSLHLEENQFRHLSEAAFSGFPGLQELYLNHNQLRNISPGAFTGLDNLLRLHLNSNRLCAVDRRWFHALPHLEVLMIGDNPVEVIQDLNFKPLGSLRSLVLAGMGLRELSEWAFEGLASLESVSFYDNRLTKVPKKALQKVSGLKFLDLNKNPIQLVLPGDFKDMLHLKELGLNNMEELVSIEQSALENLPELTKLEITNNPRLSYVHPQAFQRLSSMESLMLNSNALSALHRQTIRSLPGLQEISLHTNPIRCDCLIRWVGAEDDRPVRFIEPQSTFCSEPPELKARRVKEVSFREMANSCLPLIAPGTFPSHARVRLGENLALHCRALAEPEPSIYWVSPTGQKLSPSESYGRYKVGSEGTLEVFGVTLEEAGLYTCVAQNLVGADTRSVAVKVIGVGKSLISSIKRGRNSIILQAREVSTQYALVTWLSRQNVPSAWLSWLANRSAEDQHSARLLAGTRGFNLTHLKPNTEYRVCLHLGPNDTSCLHLRTKEAAATAVSPDLTPAALLATSALLLLLAVKACQGGPSSSLKEEECPGQEQLEKPSICPPVPTAGECHLDTQQSQKQNSAKDCSSVDNASSTSDNFQNIQPQSC